A genomic segment from Amphiprion ocellaris isolate individual 3 ecotype Okinawa chromosome 17, ASM2253959v1, whole genome shotgun sequence encodes:
- the morn5 gene encoding MORN repeat-containing protein 5 isoform X2 codes for MELIGSSYKGDSKNGRMEGVGEYTFSTDTKYVGEMKDGMFHGKGVLHFPNGSKYEAEWENGIAKQGSFTFADGLQYQEKDWDYCDGYDRRFYSERCNGLRPAGESQMSDVHPPRVIPDGCYDCGDGFYDPKTRVVTSYTGRFLRNAGSWGAGVYPS; via the exons ATGGAGCTAATAGGAAGCAGCTACAAAGGAGATAGTAAAAATGGCAG GATGGAAGGTGTAGGAGAGTACACCTTCTCCACAGATACTAAGTATGTAGGAGAGATGAAAGATGGGATGTTCCATGGCAAAGGAGTGCTGCACTTTCCAAATGGAAGTAAATATGAAGCCGAATGGGAGAACGGCATCGCCAAACAG GGGTCATTTACGTTTGCTGATGGTCTGCAGTATCAGGAGAAGGACTGGGACTATTGTGATGGTTACGACAGGCGTTTCTACAGCGAGCGGTGCAACGGGCTCAGACCGGCAG GAGAATCTCAGATGTCTGATGTTCATCCTCCAAGAGTCATTCCTGATGGATGTTACGACTGTGGAGACGGTTTCTATGACCCCAAAACAAGAGTCGTCACTTCCTACACTGGCAGATTCCTGAGGAATGCAg